CTTCCTCTCCCAACGCATCAGCCAGTGCGGGCTTCTTTCCTGTGACGTGATGCGAGAAAAATACGTTCGCTACGCCATGGAATGGCGCACCGGCTGCAGCGCCACCCTGCTGTTCCGGGACGAAGCCAGCTGCTGGCAGGTGGACCCGGTGCCGGTGCGCGAGCGGACCATCTTCCTGCAGGACGCAGGCAAATGGAAGGAGACACGAAGGGAGCACCACGATGGCGCCGGCAACCAGGAGACCGTTCGCTTCATCGACGACTTCCTCGGCAGCGAGCGAGTCGTAACCCACACGACGGACTTCAATGTCGGGGCAGCGACGGCTCGTCCCGAGAGCTCGACCACCGGCTACATCACGATGGGATCACCGCAGACCTACCTGCCGAAACAGAACGAGCGATGGCTGTTGACCACTTTCGATGCCAAGACCCAGAGCGAGAACGGCGTCACCTACCGCACCGACTACGCCTTCGACGACAAGGGCACGGTCAAGTGCATTCGCCAGCGGCGCCGCGCAACCAGCGAAAATGCCCGCGACGTGGTCACCAAGTACACCCTCGGCGGCACCGCCGGATCCAACGCCGGCATGATCGAGCTCGAGGTCATCGCCGGCGGCGAGAACGGCACCCTGGCCCCCGGCGTCTGCAACGTCCAGGGCAGCGAAGGCGACACTAAGTTCACCTTCGACCACGGCAACACCTCGATGACCCGCTCGAGCACTCGCATCGGCTCCTTCCCCTACCGCTTCCGCGCCGTCATCGATCGCAACACGGGTCTCCCGACGGCGACCTTCAATCCCTCCGGCCAAAGAACGGACATCGCCTACGACGTCCTCGGTCGGCCCACCCAGTCGACCCCGACCACCTCGCTCAGCGAAGCGACCACGACGCTGATCTACAGCAATGAGGCCGATCAGCCGGCGACCATCGAAGTCGAGCGCAAGTTCGGCACCACCGTGTTCGCCAACGAGCTCCTGGTCTACGACCCCTTCGGCCGGTTGCAGCGGGAGCTGCGAAATCGCCCAACGGGGCAAGCGGCCACCACGCGGTCGGAACGCCTCACCACCTACGACCCGCTGGGACGCGTCACAGCGATCACCACGATGCAACCGGAAGGGGCATCGGTCGCCAACGGCGCCACCAAGTTCTCGCAGTTCGACGCCGTCGGCCGGGCCAAACTGATCACCCGACCGGACGGCACCACCGAAAAGCGCTTCTACAAGGGCGAGCGCGAGATGAGCTCCGAGGTCGAGATCCAGACTTCGGCGGCCGCAACCTCGACGGTCTTGACAACCACCGAGTTTGACGGCCTTGGCCGAAGGGTTCTGGTGCGAAATCCCTTGTATGCCTTGGCGACGCGCTACGACCCCAAAGGGCAAATCATCGGTCTGGAACGACTGAGTAATGACACCTTCGCCCTCGTACAGCAGCGTCTTTTCGAACTGGACAATCGCGAGATCCTGATCTCCGAAAGCCACCCCGAAATCGGCTCGACCGCCGGACTGGGCAAGATCACCTTCAAGCCCGGCCCTCTGGGAAATCCGCGGGAAGTCGCCAACGGATTCGTCACCCTGCTCCACGAATACGACGGCGATGCGCGGCTGGTCGAGGTGCGCGAGCCGAGCGGTCGCGTCTGGGAAGAGTTCGAGTGGGGCACCGCAAACTCGCAGGGCAACTTCAGTCTCGGCAAGATCGTCCAAGCCAAACGCCACAACTATCCGCCGCCGGGCATCGACTGGATGTTCGTCGAGGATTACCAGTACAAGGGGCGTCTCGGCAAGATGAGCAATCGCCGAATCCAGCTGCAGTTTCCCAACACGCCGATTCCTGAGGAGGAGTTCGGCCACACATTCGATCAGAGCTGGGAATACGACCACGTCGGCAACGTCGTCTCGACCATTTACCCGACCTGCGTCGACACACCCCAGAACGACTGGCAGTACTGCAACGACCCGTTCGACGACCAGCCGCCCCATCACGAGGTCGAACGCACCCTCAACCAGGGCCTGCCAGTCGAGATTTCCTCCGAGCTCGACAACGATTTGTGGGCGCAGTACAAGTACCACCCGAACTTCCAGATCCACCGCATCGACTACTCGAACCTGGCCCATACGGATCGCACCCAGGGGGCCCACGGCATGCAGCGGCCAGCCCGTTTCAAGCACTACGGCGGTCCCGCCGGCAACACCCTCTACTTCGACTCCGGCGACTACCAGTACGACGGCGCCGGAAACATCTGGAGCATCGGGGTCGACAAGTACGAGTACGATGAGGTCAGCCGGCTGGTACGCGGCACCGCCGCCGTGGCCGGACGGTTCGAGACCTACACCTACGATCTCAAGGACAACCTGACCAGCGTCGCCCGCGATGGCGGCGGAGCCGCCGGCTTCAACATCAATGGCAAGAACCGCCTGATCGGCAACGTCAACCGACCGCCGGACACGGTCTACGACGCTGCTGGCAACGTGGTGCGGGTGGGACCGGCGGCCAATCCCATCTTCGAGCTCAGCCACGACGCCTACAACATGGTGTCGACCATCATCACCCAGTTCCCGCAGCCGGCGGAGGAATACCACGCCTACGGTCCGGGCAACTTCCGCTGGGTGAGCTTCAATGCCACCACCGGTGAACGCTTCTGGACCCTGCGCGACCGCGACGGGAAGGTCCTACGCGAGCACCGGGTCACCGGCTGGGGGCGCTACGTCTCCCCCTCCCAACCCGGGGAACACTGGGAGTTCCTCAAGGACCTGGTTCATGGGCCTCAGGGGTTGATCGCCACCCGTGACGGCCAAGGCGAAAAGCACTACTTCCATCAGGACCATCTGGGATCGAACCGCCTGGTCACGGACCAGAGTGGCAACGACGTAGGGCGCTGGAACTTCTACCCCTACGGCGCCCTCGCCTCGGGTGGCGGCCACCAGGAACGCGCCGCACAGTTCGCCGGCCACGAGCTCGACCGCCACGAGGCCACCTACTACATGCTGGCCCGCAGCTACATCCCCCTGTGGATGCGGTTCGCCAACGTCGACCCGGCGAGGACGGGCTGGAATCTCTACGAGTACGCCAACAGCAATCCGGTGAACTTCATCGATCCCGATGGAAGGGCCGCGCAGACCCCTGAAGATGAAGCCGAGGTCTCCCTGGCCCTGAGCGTGATGGGAGTCGGTCTCGGAATCATAGCCCTCGAAGTTGCCGCTCCAGTCATTGCAGCCGCCGGTATTGTCGTAGGCGTTGGCAGCGTGGTCTCCGGTGCGAACTCGAGCTCTCGGGCCGATGATTCCGCCTCCGTCCAGAACGATGTTCAAGGAGCTCCTACAGACGTAAGAAACATAATCAACCAAAAGATCTCCGAGCTCCAAGGAGAAATCGAGCTGGCAAACGGAGAGCTTGCAGTCCTCAGTGCGGAACGAGGAGACAACGGAAAAAGTGAAAGCGCGAACAGGAGCATCTTGCAGAGAGACGTGTTCAGAAACGGCGGAAGATTCATCGGGGGAGAAAGCAATGCCCAGAACACTGCAGCCGCCACCGAGAGAAG
The Acidobacteriota bacterium genome window above contains:
- a CDS encoding RHS repeat-associated core domain-containing protein is translated as MRRPSRSSVRAVHLNLLMIFLCFTIQAGEGPRTELWLTGELGAVRVGEDSALSTVSRQPTRAVAFDEARARVWLLGTDRLTVRELAGSDLWHLDLDLDARAPAAMAVVPGDGALWIAAGSRLINVGAAGQHLDSLELPAPAVAMAMEPEGSTLWVAAGGRLGAYDAISGLSLGESLGQPINDLAFSDGTLWVARADGVFRLRGGQESPFAKVAGALALAPDGRGGLWVAVGPELIHLDSRGDRQSKSRPFGEPDDLEHLVFDPVSHSVWVASGNRLRRLSLEGKALDDLALPTEQRLAKLRLRPVPVADGSTADQDSNDGAASGDGAAIRQRIPANDPPDGNGGADLIDEKIPSLRGFVPNNPFITDGEIDAINTANGNLTLSIPLGQTFTVGPHLSYQFRAIYNSDTFDHASIACLSPANCVSTFSTTQIALPQRSSNAGLGWEIHFGKLFPPDAPSGMAALDQLTWPNRDLTTLDSDAWVYISPHGSSHVLTHLPGRDNDNNGLPLFYSKDSSRLRMKQRNSSTVDVEHPNGTVSRFKRHNGPEGTFGCGGGATGCWRLHKILDGYDNQISFTYPAISGNVEEWKISDSTQREHKIFFWRDSANRAGGDAQTGDKLQLPNGDELGDLKRILNKIRVAAIGESYAEFVFSYSNPEVDRGRPHDPTGNLGQASSTMTVPLLTEISIPLSQPYKFQYFTDFSRSGKVQQVILPARGRFEYDYEPWHFPTQCNYDPSPPNPPTGWFFSRYGIGEKSHHGPDGTQIAKWTYFNDIEPNTNVGNGELFGPGCKRPDYRKTQVDGPTVAGVFIREEFFNAITQGRQSPSANDPISSWQITDAGLPFTKTISQGTEDSDRIFLSQRISQCGLLSCDVMREKYVRYAMEWRTGCSATLLFRDEASCWQVDPVPVRERTIFLQDAGKWKETRREHHDGAGNQETVRFIDDFLGSERVVTHTTDFNVGAATARPESSTTGYITMGSPQTYLPKQNERWLLTTFDAKTQSENGVTYRTDYAFDDKGTVKCIRQRRRATSENARDVVTKYTLGGTAGSNAGMIELEVIAGGENGTLAPGVCNVQGSEGDTKFTFDHGNTSMTRSSTRIGSFPYRFRAVIDRNTGLPTATFNPSGQRTDIAYDVLGRPTQSTPTTSLSEATTTLIYSNEADQPATIEVERKFGTTVFANELLVYDPFGRLQRELRNRPTGQAATTRSERLTTYDPLGRVTAITTMQPEGASVANGATKFSQFDAVGRAKLITRPDGTTEKRFYKGEREMSSEVEIQTSAAATSTVLTTTEFDGLGRRVLVRNPLYALATRYDPKGQIIGLERLSNDTFALVQQRLFELDNREILISESHPEIGSTAGLGKITFKPGPLGNPREVANGFVTLLHEYDGDARLVEVREPSGRVWEEFEWGTANSQGNFSLGKIVQAKRHNYPPPGIDWMFVEDYQYKGRLGKMSNRRIQLQFPNTPIPEEEFGHTFDQSWEYDHVGNVVSTIYPTCVDTPQNDWQYCNDPFDDQPPHHEVERTLNQGLPVEISSELDNDLWAQYKYHPNFQIHRIDYSNLAHTDRTQGAHGMQRPARFKHYGGPAGNTLYFDSGDYQYDGAGNIWSIGVDKYEYDEVSRLVRGTAAVAGRFETYTYDLKDNLTSVARDGGGAAGFNINGKNRLIGNVNRPPDTVYDAAGNVVRVGPAANPIFELSHDAYNMVSTIITQFPQPAEEYHAYGPGNFRWVSFNATTGERFWTLRDRDGKVLREHRVTGWGRYVSPSQPGEHWEFLKDLVHGPQGLIATRDGQGEKHYFHQDHLGSNRLVTDQSGNDVGRWNFYPYGALASGGGHQERAAQFAGHELDRHEATYYMLARSYIPLWMRFANVDPARTGWNLYEYANSNPVNFIDPDGRAAQTPEDEAEVSLALSVMGVGLGIIALEVAAPVIAAAGIVVGVGSVVSGANSSSRADDSASVQNDVQGAPTDVRNIINQKISELQGEIELANGELAVLSAERGDNGKSESANRSILQRDVFRNGGRFIGGESNAQNTAAATERRNEAQQQIDRLRAFEAQFLRNRPPQQ